DNA sequence from the Streptomyces cinnabarinus genome:
ATTCGCTGCCGTACCTGGCTGAAGACTGTCGCCACTCCACGGTCCCGTGGATCAATCGACCGTCGTGATCAATCTGGACCACGGACCCTCGTCCGCCCGGCACGACCTCGGCAGACGTGAGCACCCATCCCGGCGCGACGAAGAAGCCGCTGCCCAGCAACGGGGCTCCGGCCGACGCCTGGTGGAGGCTAACCGTTGCCGCGCGGGCCAGGGCGGCGCTCCTCATCGCCCGGGCAGGAGCGTCTGAACCGCCCGCCCGCATCGGCGGCTCCTCCGCCGCACCGGTCAGAGCCTCCGCGACAGCCCGATGCTCCGACCCGAAGCTCGCCAGCACCCCCGCCGCCACCCGCGCGAACGGCGCGCTGCCTGCCGGGATCCGCCACTCCCCACCCGCCTCGACCGTCGGCACGAGCGCCCGAAAGCTCAAGCTCCCGCCGAACCGCCCCGCGACCTTCCCGGAGACTCGGCCGATGACGTCGAGCACGCTCATGGACTCCCGCCGCGTCAGGGTGGCGAGCAGCACCTCGCGCACTCCGGGCAGGAAGTCGTAGAGCAGCAGGTCGGGATCGTCGCCGGGGCGGAGGTCGTCGTCCGCCGGGGCGATCAGCCCGGACAGGAAAACCTCGGCCAGGTGCGCGGAGTTCGACCGCGGCATCATCGTGCGCTGCACGAGGTGCATCACGGGCGGTACGAGGGGCGCGGCGGCGAGATACCCGGCCAGTTCGAAGGCGCTGACGGATGCCTCTCCCCGGAAACGCTCGACCAACTCCTCGGCGGTGTCGGCGGACTTGGGGCGTCGGCGGGGCGGTCGTCCGCTCGGGCCCCGCCCGACCGGTAGCGCCCACAGTGGCGTCCATCCGGCGGCCGTCCCCGCGATCACCTTCGCCCAGGGCTCGATCCAGTCGGGGGCCAGCTCAAGTACGGGCACCCAGCTCTGAGTTCGACCGCCATTTCGTCGTGCCTTGAAGGCCGGGGTGGTGGCGCCCGGTGCGATCGCGCGGGCGGACACGGCTTCCGTGGTGAGGCGGGTGCGATGCCAGAGTCGGTGCGGCAGGACCTGGAGGACGGCGACCGGCTGGGTGCGCGACCAGCGCCGGAGCGCCGCGTCGAGTGCGGGGCTGTCCCAGAGGGGGCCCATGCCGTCGGTCAGCAGCAGGATCAGTCTGCGGCCCGTCGGATCGGCGAGCCGTTCCGGAGCGACGCTTCGGGGCGCTGCTCCGCGCCCCGCGCGCCGGGACCAGGAAAGCCTCATCGAACCGTCCACGGTGTCCAGACACAGGGTGCGCACCACCCGGAACGCGCCATGCCCTTCGAACAACCCCTGTACGTCCGAGGCCAGTTGGCGCCAGATCACCATGGAAGGCCCGATGTCGATCACCAGGTCGACCTCGAACCGGCGCTCCGGCCCCGCCCGCCAAGCCGGGAGCAGCAGCGCCGTCTCACCCATGGCCCGTGCCGTCGCCTCCTCGTCCAACTGCCGTTCCGCCGACCCTCGTACGCGCTTGAGCGGGCGCAGGGCCCGGCCGAGCGCACGCATCTCGGCCAGGGACCGCTCGCGCCCCAACCGCACTGGGGCGGCCGCGAGTCCAGGTCCCGGGTGGCGCATGCCCGGTGCAGCGTCGTCCCGCCGAGGATGCACAGCGGCGTGCAAAGGAGTGTCGTGCGGACCGGTGCCGGATCCGGGTACAGGACGGGCCGTGGGCGTCGGGGGCCGACGATCCTCGCCATCGGCCGACGTGGCCTCCGCACCGGAGGATTCGTCAGCCCACTCCCCCCGCCCCGCGAACCGCGCGACCCACAACGCGTCGGCCAGGTCTTCGGCGGAGACGGCAGAGACGGCGGACACATCGGACGCGTCGGATTCGCCCCCGATGAGTCGTCTCAAGCCCGCGGCCAGGTCCTCGTCCACCGGTCAGCCTTCGTTGAGGGGGCGCAGGAGGTGATCGACGACGAGTGCGCGTTCCTCCGGGTCGTTCCAGACCTGTTGTGCCACGCGGACCGCGTTGAGGAGCTGGTCGCCCGCGAGTTCGGAGCCGTCCCGCTCCTGCCTGCGCAGGAACTCGTCGATCAGGGCGGCCCGCGCCGGGGACTCGGGGCCGTCGGGTTCGGGCAGGTGGGCGGCGAGCAGCCGGGCGAGCTTGGCCCGGTCCGGGCGGCGGATCTCCAGGCGGATGCAGCGCCGCAGGAAGGCGGGCGGGAACTCGCGTTCGCCGTTGCTGGTCATCACCACGAAGGGGAAGTCGTGGCAGCGCACCTGGCCGTGCGTCAGCTCCGCCCATCCGCCCGGGTCGGCGGTCATGACCGACGCGGTGTTCTGGTGCAGTCGGGCGAGTTCGAGAACGGTGAACTCGCCCTCCTCGAAGACATGGAGGAGGTCGTTGGGGAAGTCGACGTCGCTCTTGTCGATCTCGTCGATGAGCAGCACCCGGGGACGGCGCCAGGGCAGCAGGGCGGTACCCAAGGGGCCGAGGCGCAAGTAGTGCCCGACGTCGAGCGGTTCGGGCGCTTCACCGGCCAACGGAGCTTCCTCGCGCCGTGGTTGCGTGTCCGCGAACCGGCCGCTGAGGCCGACGTCCTGAAGGCGTCCGATGGCGTCGTACTCGTACTGCCCCTCCCTGAGCGTGGTCCGGCTGCTCACGGACCAGCGCAGCACGGGACCGAGTCGCAGCTCCCTGGCGATGCTGTAGGCCAGCGTCGTCTTGCCCACGCCCGGGGGGCCGGTCACCAGGAGCGGTCGGCGCAGCAGGAGCGCCATGTTGACGAGGTGGATCTCCTCCCGCTCCGCCTGGTAGTGGGCGGCGCCACGGGTGCGGGCGCGTACGCCGGGTGCCGCCGTGCCCTGCGGCGGGTCCAGCAGGCAGTCGTCGTCCGCTTCCCCGCTGAAGGAGCGCCACGGCGGGGGTGGTGGCAGGCGGTGGATGCCGTCATGGGGCTCGGCGGTGCCGCGGTAGATCCACCAGCCGGGCTCGGGTTCCCCGGGCGGAGCCGGCGGCGCGACACGGGCGGTGGTGCCCTCCGTGGTCATGTCTGTGACTCCCTCGTCCGTCCGGGCACGCTCAGCGGGCCCTCCCGCTGGACGCAGTCCGGGTCGTCCCAGAACAGCGTCAGGTGGTTGTGCATGTCCGTCTCGTCGTCACGGGGGACGCCGCGCCGCCACTGCCGCATACGGGTGGGCAGATCGGCGAACCGGTCCCGTGCGGGCTCGTGCAGCCGTGCGGCGAGTTCGGCGGGGTCGCCTTCGTCACGCCGCCACACCATGAACGGCACGCCCTCGCACACGGCCTCCTGGAGCGCGAGCGCACCCCGGGGGTCGCCGTGGTCGTAGGGGAAGGCAAGGGCGATGCCCGCGCTGTCCGGGTGGTCGTCGAGCCAGGCCCGCACCTCGCCGTCGCGTCCCCGCAGGTACAGCACCTCCCCGTGCTCCTCCAGGGTCGCGGCGGCGTCCAGGGCCAGCCAGCCGAGCAGGCCCTGGGGTTCGCACGGCGCCCCGGATCCCCGGAGCACGGTCCACCGGCGTCTCCAGTCGCGGTGCCATGAGCGTCGTCGTATGCGGTCCAATGAGCGCACGATCACCGGGTACTTGTGGCCGAGCAGATAGCCCTGGTCGTCGGTCAGCCAGCGCTCGACGGGGTGGGCGAGCAGTGACCACGGCAGCAGGAACTCCGCGTGCGCGTGGTCCGCCGCGTCCAGTCCGATGACCAGGTCCTCCCAGTCGACCAGACAGGTCCTGCCGCACTGCTGGAGTTCGCGCACGGTGTAGACCCGATCGCACTCCCGTCTGAAGAGCTGGCAGAGGCCGTCCTCCGTCCAGTCGAACAGGGCCGCCTCCACCGTGTACTGCTGTGAGCCGGGCGCCAGTTCGTCGAGGCGGATCTGCAGCACGCGGCGTTCCACGTGCGCCGCCGCGGCGTCGGGGCGGCCCAGGAGCGCGTCGCGGACGGGCGAGGGGAGGTCCAGGTCATGGGCCGCGAGCAGCAGGTGGCTGCGCAGGATCTCCGCCGCCTCCTTGGGCACGGAGGCGGCCAGTTCGGCCAGGAAGCGCAGAACGAGCGGCTCCCGCGTGCCGGCCCCGGTCGCGGGCTCCTTGGCGTCGTTCAGCCTGCGCACCATGGAGCAGACGTCCTCGGTACCCCGCAGGCCCGAGGGCTCGCCCGGCAGCAGGGCCCTGCGCAGCGCGTCGTGCGCCACGACGAGCGACACCGTGGTCCGCATCGCGTCGAGGCACTCGACGATCGTCTGGAGCCGGGTGCCCGACAGACGGCCCTCTGGCGCCAACTCCGCTACGAGGGCCTCCAGTTCCGTCATGGCGGCCTCCTCACCCCGGAGCCAGCGCAGGGTGTCGGCGAGTGCCCGCAGCGCCCTGCCCCGCTCCTGGAACCGGTCGATCGTCTCGACCAGTGCGAGGATCTGGCTGCGTGGATCGGCGTGATACTGCACCGTGAACCGCCCCAGCCGTCGGCCCGTCATGGAGCAGACCTGGCGGAAGAAGTGGGGGTCGTCCAGATCGGAGAAGGCCGCCAGGCTCGCGCTCAGCCGTTCCATGTCATACGCGCTCCAGCCGGACGGCTCCTCCCAGGGGCCGCTGTCTCCGGAGACTCCCGTGCGCGTCTTCACCGGTGCTCGCCGATGAGCGCGCGCAGTTCGGCGGTGGCGGCCTCGTCGGGGCGCAGCGCGGTGATCACGTCCCGGAAAGTCAGCAGGGCGCGGCGGGCGTCGCGGTGCGAACGGCAGCGCTCGACGATCTCCACCAGGTGGTCTCGCGGGTGCTCCTTGTACGCGGCCGAGAAGCCGCTGTCGGGCGCGAGGGAACGCCGCATCTGGCTGACGACCGTGCGGCGGAAGGCGGGGTCGTCCATGTCCGGGATCCGCTCGGCGAGGGCGACGACGGCGAAGGTGTCCGGGAAGGGGCGCAGATCCTGAGAAGGGCGCAGGTCCGGCCGCCCGGCGTCGGGAGACGCGAGCAGGATCAGGCGTTTCAGCGTGGTGTACGTGCGATGGTCACGGCTGTCGGGGCGGGCGATGCCGGGATGGTCGCCCGGGAGGACGGCGGCGTCGGGAAAGGTGCCGCGCGCGGAGGCCGGGGTGACGATGTTGTCGCTCTCCCCCGCGTACACCGAGAAGGGAATCGGGCAGGTGCGCTCGGTCACCTCGCGCGCGTGGACGATGTCGCGCAGGACGGCGCGCTGGGTCTCGGCCACCCGCTCGTGCAGCGGGCGCAGTTCACGCTCCTGCAGGTTGCCCCGTAACAGCGGGCGGCGCAGCGACAGGGCGATCTCCGAACCGTTGTTCGGGCAGGCCAGCATCACTACGCGGTCGATACGGCGCAGATCGGCGCCGCGCCCTTCGGCCGTCATCCGGGCCAGGTGCCGCTGCACGACGAGGCCGCCCTGGCTGTGCGAGATCAGCAGCAGGCGGCGGTACGGGCCCGCCTCGGTGTCGAGGAACTCCTTGAGACTGTCCGCGATCGTGTCGATGCCGGGTAAGCGGCGACGCGGGTCCACGGCCCACAGGCCGGTGGCGTAGGCGAAGGGCAGGGTGTCGACGAAGGCGAGGTCGTCGTCCGAGCCGATCAGCCGGCGCAGCGGCTCCCACATGGTCGCGGCGGAGTTGAACCCGTGCACGAGCACGACTCCCAGCCAGGCTTCCCCCAACTCCTGCTCCTCGGTCGCGTGAGCTCCGTGCTGACAAGCTACCCAGGTCCGTCGGCCCACGTACGGGATTCGCCCGCCCCGGCGGCCCGGAGGATGCGACGGAACGTGGGGCACTCCATGTGGCTCGGCGCCGGGCAGGCGGCGGCGTGCCGGAGGGAGTCGCGCAGGACGCCCAACTCCTTGATTCTCGCCTCCAGTTCGTCCGCCTTGGCGGCGAGCATCCCGCGGTCGATGTCCGGCGGCCCGTCAGGGGCGAACGTACGGGCGATCTCGTCGAGGGAGAACCCGGCGGAGCGCCCCAGGGCGATCAGCGCCAGACGCTGGAGCACCCCGGGGTCGTACTGGCGGCGCAGGCCACGCCTGCCGGAAGAGGCGATCAGCCCCCTCTCCTCGTAGTACCGCAGGGTCGAGGCGGGCAGCCCGGCGCGGCGTGACACTTCGGCGATGTCCAGGTCCGTCATGGTGTTGACCTCAAGTCGGCTTGAAGTAGCACGCTGTCATCTCCGCCCGACGACGGCAAGCACGGGAGACGATGATGAACATGACGCACAGCACCGATGACAGCCAGGCGGCCCGCTGGAACGGTCGGACCGGACACATCTGGGTGGAGGAACAGGCGTTGCTGGACGGGCTGCTCCGGCCCCTGGAGGAGCTGCTCGTGGAGGCGGTGCCCGCGGGGCACGAGGGTCGTGTCCTCGATGTCGGCTGCGGCACCGGGGGCACCACGGTGGCGCTCGCCCGGCGCCTCGGTCCGGCGGGGCGCTGTGTCGGCGTCGACATCTCCGAGCCGATGATCGCGGCCGCGCGGGCCCGCGCCGAGCGGGAGGGGGTTCCGGCGTCCTTCGTCCGGGCCGACGCCGGGGGGTACGCCTTCGAGACGGCCGCCTTCGACACCGTCGTCTCGCGCCTCGGCGTGATGTTCTTCGACGACTCCGTGCGCGCCTTCGCCAACCTCCGGCGCGCGGCCGAGGACGGCGCCCGGCTCCGGGTCGTCGTCTGGCGTGGCGCGGAGGAGAACCCGTTCATGACGACGGCCGAACGCGCCGCGGCCCCGCTGCTCCCCGAGCTGCCCGCCCGTCGGCCGGACGGACCGGGACAGTTCGCGTTCGCGGACCCGGCCCTGGTCCGGGACGTGCTCACGCCCGGCGGGTGGGCCGACGTGGACATCCAGCCGTTCGAGGTGGACTGCACCCTGCCCACCGCGGATCTGGTCCGCTACTTCACCCGGCTCGGTCCGCTCGGCCAGCTCCTTCCGGACGTGGACGAGCGGACCCGGGAGCGGATCGTGACGACGGTCCGCGCCGCCTTCGAGCCGTTCGTGCACGGCACGGAAGTCCGTTTCACCGCCGCCTGTTGGGTGGTCGGCGCCCAGGCACGCTGACTACGCGGGCCCGGGGAACTGGACCCGGGTGGGCTGCACGACGTTCGCCCTGATCCCGATCCCCTCGACGGTGAGCCGTTGCCCGTGGATGTCGGTGATCCTGATCGGGCCGCCGCACCCGCCCCCGTCCTCGGCGAGGAAGTAGTTGTACTCGGCGCGCGGCAACTGACGCCAGCCGCCGCCGGTGCCGACCTCCAGCCGCGCCACCGGGTTGCGGTGGCCGATCACCTGGATCGCGCACCAGTAACTGCTGGACCCCGTCTTGTACCGGACGGACAGCGTGCCCACGTCGGCCGGGCTCGCCAGCTCCCAGGTGACCGGGATCTGTCCGGCCGAGGGCGCGGCGAGACGGGCGAAGGCCTCGGCGCTGAGGTCGATATGGCCGGGCGCGCACTCGGGGCACTCGTTGGTGACCCGAACCGTGACGGAGGCCCCGTCGGCCGCGCGGACGGTCACGTACGCCCCGCAGGCCTTGGCCGTCTCGTAGTCGGTGTGGTTCATCGCGGCGGTCATGACGTCTTTGCTCGCGTCGTACATGCAGGCGCCCGTGCCGTCGGAGTCGTAGAAGGTGGCGAGGCCCCGGTAGCTGACGCCGGGCCGTATCCGCCCGGCCAACGCCCCCGTGGCCGAGGCCTTTTGAGGCGTGCGGGTCGCCGAAGGCCTCGGCTTGGCGGTGGTCGCGGAGGGGGACGGCTTGCGCGAAGGGGACGGTTTCGCCGTCGGGCCGGTCGTACGGGGTGACGGACTCGGCGTCGTGTCCGGCACGTTCACCGTGGCGGTGGGCGTGGTCGCGGCCCGGTCCGCGTCGGCCTGCCCGTCGGAGAGCAGTACCAGGGTCAGGGAGGCCACGATGAGCGCCGCGGCCGCCGATATCCACAGCCACCGTCTGTGCACCGGACCTCCTTGACGGCCGCTGTGCGCTGCCGTGATTGACAGGAGCAGCGATCGTGCCAGACCCGGCGACACACCGACAAGCCCGGTCTCGCACCGTGAGCGAGCCGTGCCGTCACCACCCCGTCAGTACTGGAGGGCCGTCACCACGTCCCGCCCGATCCGCTCGACGGCAGCGGTGTCGAGGCCATAGTGCACGTACCGGCCATTGCGCTCCACGCGGACCAGGCCGAGGTCGCGCAGGGCCCGCAGATGGCGGGAGACCTGGGGGCGGGTCATCGACAGCCGGTCGGCGAGGTCGGCCGTGGTCATGGCCTGCCGGGCGATGAGCCGGCACAGCCGCACGCGGCGCGGATCGGTGAGCGCCAGCATGCGGCTGCGGGCCAGGGTGACGCCGATCTCGGGGGCGTCCACCGGGAAGTGGACGACCGGCGGCAGCCCCGGTTCGTCCTTGACCAGCAGATGCGGGGCGCCGTAGCGGGTGGGGATGAGCAGGAGCGGGGTGCGGGCCGGACTGATCACCGCGTGGTGCACCTTGTCGAAGACGACCCGCGACGGACCGTCGGGGCGGGCGCTGGACGGGCTGAGCGAGAGCAGCGCGGCCTCGGCGCCCTCGTCCGCGAGCCGTTGTCTGACCAGGTGGGCGGCGCGGGTGAGGAAGGGTTCGGTCGCCGCCCACAGGTCGGCGAAGTAGACGCTCCGGCACAGGTCGAGGAAGGCGAGGAGGTCGTCGCGCAGCCGCTCGGGGTCGCGCAGCAGGTCCTCCGCGAGCGCCGGGTGCGGTGCGGGCAGGGCGGAGGCCGCCCGGCGCAGGGCGGCGGCCTGCGCCGGGTCGTGCGGCAGCCGGCCGAAGTCGAAGCCCCGGTAGCCGCTGACGCAGGCGTAGGCGGTGAGTTCGGCGAACCGGTCCATGGGCAGCCGCGCCAGGGGCGTGTTCAGCCCCGGGTAGAACCCGCGCCAGCGCAGCGCGGTCCACAGCGGGGCAAACCGGCGCAGCCCGGCCCGGAACGCGGCGGGGGCGGCGCGGGTGATCTCCTCGGCCCAGGGGGCGTGTTCGGTGTGGTGGGTGTGTTCGGTCAGGACGTGCAGGCTCGCGGCGAGTTCGGCGAGCGGGGACACGGCGACGGTGAGGCGGTCGGGGGCGGCCCCTTCCAGGACGATCACGACCGGCATGGCGGGCAGTGTAGGTCACGCCGGCGCCCGGCCCGCGGCGAACTCCGCCCGCGCGGCCGCCAACAGGCCGCCGTCCAGGAGGAGTTCGGCGGCCACCCGGGCCAGCCCGGTCGCCGCGATCTCGGTGCGGTCGTGGGCGAAGGGTCCGGCCGCCGCCTCGCGCATCGCCTCGGAGTGGGCGGGCGTGCCGGGTGGGGCGATCCGGATGTACGGATGGATCACCGGCAGGAGCTGGGAGAGGTTGCCGATGTCGGAGGAGCCCGCGGGCTCGTCCGGCTCCCCGGGGGCGATGTCCAGCCCCAGTTCGCGCACGGCCCGCCCGAACCGCTCGGCGAGCACCGCGCTGTCCCGGCGCTCGGCGTACATCGGCCCGGTCTCCGACACGGCCACGGCCGTACCGGTGGCCAGGGCCGCGCCCTCGGCTGCCGCGCGGACCCGCTCGACCAGCGCCTCGGCGGCGGCGGTCGTACGGTCCCGTACGTACAACTCGACCGCCGCATGGGCCGGTACGACGTTGGGCGCCTGTCCGCCGTCCGCGACGATGCCGTGCAGCCGGGCGGTGGGCGGGACGAACTGCCGTAGCGAGTCGAGGGCGTTGAGGAAGAGCTGGGCGGCGGCGAGGGCGCTGCGGCCGTCCCAGGGCGACTTCGCGGCGTGCGCGCTGACTCCGGTGAAGTCGATCCGCAGATGCGCGGCGGCGAGCGCGCGCTGCGTGGTGACGGACCGGTCGCTCGGATGGAACATCAGGGCCGCGTCCACGCCCTCGAACACCCCTGCCTCGGCCAGCCGCACCTTCCCGGCGCCGCCCATCTCCTCACCGGGTGTGCCGATGACGGCGACAGTGCCGGGATGCGCGGGCAGCGCCCGTACGACGGCCAGCGCGGCCGCGACGGCTCCGGCGGCGATGAGGTTGTGCCCGCAGCCGTGCCCGACCCCGGGCAGGGCGTCGTACTCGGCGAGCAGGGCGACATACGGCCCCGGTCGCATGCCTTCGTGTACGGCGACGAACGCGGTGTCCATCCCCCGGACTTGGTCCGTCACCGCGAATCCGGCTTCCGCGAGCCATCGCGTCAGGACCTGGTGGGCGTGGTGCTCGGCGAACTTCAGCTCCGGTCGGGCGTGGACGTCGAGGCTCACGGCCTCCATCCGGGTCCGCAGCGCGCCGAGTTCGACGGCCAGCGCGTGCAACGTGGGCAGCTCGGTGCGGGTCATGGGGCCTCCGTGGGTACGGCGTCGAGAGCGGCAGGCACCGCCGTACGCAGAGTGCGCCCGCCCTCGCACCACCGGGCCTGGATTACCGCAGCGCAGGTAATCGAAGCGGCGGCGCGTCCGGGCGCCCCAGGATGCCGATGAGGCACCTGACCGGACCGCTAGGGCCGGTCCGCCTTCCACTCGTGCACGAGGAGGCCGAGCAGCACCTCGTCGAGGAACTCGCCCATCACCCAGGCCGAGGAGCGCAGCACGCCCTCGCGGACGAAGCCGTTGCGCTCGGCGGCGCGGAGCATCGCGGCGTTGTCCGCGAGCGTCTCGATCGACATTCGCCGCAGTCCGCGCACCACGAAGCCGTAGTGGCACAACACCGCGACCACGTCGGTGCCGTAGCCCTTGCCGCGCGCGGACGGCAGCAGACTCAGCCCGATGTGTGCCAACCGGTTGTGGTCGTCGATGCCCCACAGCGTCGCGGCACCGATCAGCGTGCCGCCGTCCAACTCCACCACGGAGAAGGGGATGTGCCCCTCCTCCGTGTCGTCCACCTTGAACGGCGCGGCCTCCGCGTCGGGCGTGATCGGCCGCCACGGTACGGCCTGGACCCGCGCGTGATTGGCCACGTCGTCGTGGAGTTCGGCCCGCAGGACCGGGATGTCGTCCTGATGCCGGGCCCTGAGCCCGACCTTGCTACCCCTAAGCATGCGAGCTTCCTATCCGACCGGCCGAACCGGCGGCAAACGAATAAGTTGGGCAGCGCTGTACGGGGACGAGGACCGCTCCCCGGGATCCGAGCCGCTCACCCCTCCTTCCACACCAGGGCCGTGAGCACCACGCTCGTCACCGTGATCGGCACATCCGCCTGGTTCAGCAGCCGTACGCGCATGCTCCGTCCCGACGTGAGGCGCTTGGTGAGCGGGACGACGGCGAAGGTGTCGCCGTCGGTGGCGACGATCTCGTGGATCGGGTGGTCCACCCGGTGCTCGGTGCCCTGGAACTCGGACATGCGGGCCTGGACGGCGCACCCGGCGGGCAGGCCGTCGAAGCGCAGGCTGACGGAGCCGGTGAAGCGGGCGGGGCCGCGGGCGAAGACGCTGCCCTCGGTGGCGTGGTCGCCGGTCTCGTCGGTCCACTCGGCGGTGAGCTCGATCGAGTCCCAGACGCCGGGCGCCAGTTCGTAGGGGTCCGCGATGCCGAGGTTGACGTACTGGGGCATGGGCTCGTCGTCTCCTTCCCACACCCCGGCCGGGAGGCCCAGGCATGCGGCGAGGTCGCTGCGGAATTCCTTCATGTCGAAGCCGCGGGGGTCCGGCTTCCAGTCCGACCACTCCAGGTGGCCGACGGCGCTCTTCGCGCTCCAGCCGTGCGCCCGGCAGATCCCGGCGGTGGCCTTGACCATGGCGAGGTACTGAGCACGTGGCCACGGATCCCGCCCGTCACCCTCGTTCTCGCACTCCCAGCCGTAGAACCGAGCGTTGCCGTCGACGGCGCCGGGACTGCCCTCGTGCTCGCGGGTGGGCGGCGGGTAGCTGCCGTACGACTCGTTGACGACGGCGGCGAGCACATCGGGGTCGCCGCCCCCGGCGTGGTTCGCGCGGCCGTTGCCGGTCA
Encoded proteins:
- a CDS encoding SAV_2336 N-terminal domain-related protein — translated: MDEDLAAGLRRLIGGESDASDVSAVSAVSAEDLADALWVARFAGRGEWADESSGAEATSADGEDRRPPTPTARPVPGSGTGPHDTPLHAAVHPRRDDAAPGMRHPGPGLAAAPVRLGRERSLAEMRALGRALRPLKRVRGSAERQLDEEATARAMGETALLLPAWRAGPERRFEVDLVIDIGPSMVIWRQLASDVQGLFEGHGAFRVVRTLCLDTVDGSMRLSWSRRAGRGAAPRSVAPERLADPTGRRLILLLTDGMGPLWDSPALDAALRRWSRTQPVAVLQVLPHRLWHRTRLTTEAVSARAIAPGATTPAFKARRNGGRTQSWVPVLELAPDWIEPWAKVIAGTAAGWTPLWALPVGRGPSGRPPRRRPKSADTAEELVERFRGEASVSAFELAGYLAAAPLVPPVMHLVQRTMMPRSNSAHLAEVFLSGLIAPADDDLRPGDDPDLLLYDFLPGVREVLLATLTRRESMSVLDVIGRVSGKVAGRFGGSLSFRALVPTVEAGGEWRIPAGSAPFARVAAGVLASFGSEHRAVAEALTGAAEEPPMRAGGSDAPARAMRSAALARAATVSLHQASAGAPLLGSGFFVAPGWVLTSAEVVPGGRGSVVQIDHDGRLIHGTVEWRQSSARYGSESVSGLALIRLWDAPDHACVWLTERTIDSLLEEVAYSGRHRHRAEVVGVSRRCPVRGRVGDGGVLVLEPEAAPARSAAGGPVVDPVRGEVIGVLTARRGGEKADLMVPVTELRRDAGDVYHGVVRAHDTHHAENPAGWRYVLSDVGTGSWALTPDWRIALLRLLAELQPPASTASLERLVRRLDGPRRYTLPPRAWRDGLGLLYDLPGLGGLEAVLRYVVRAATAEPGTDAALQLWAWVQSMSARAGLLGDFQQMLTEEFGRHSDARGPGRTVLLEIVQRGWEPEHCDWSVSISRGEDWTRLESGERSTLAELSISLRAPLAEAMRRCDGPDQPAVLEVALPANLLSLDVDTWPLDRAGGLALGATRPVVIRCADRDLAPGWDEERMRRWSTLHHRPPVPTVLDASVTGENLLRSLPPDALPVLSGSRDAALRALLEAGLPIALWRRDHDVPKAPTSEFRQRVQHAVEGLTSAAELPDRLLSLRKELAAHSPDASWADGLTLLYDDPTSPLPDDGDLLEAP
- a CDS encoding AAA family ATPase — its product is MTTEGTTARVAPPAPPGEPEPGWWIYRGTAEPHDGIHRLPPPPPWRSFSGEADDDCLLDPPQGTAAPGVRARTRGAAHYQAEREEIHLVNMALLLRRPLLVTGPPGVGKTTLAYSIARELRLGPVLRWSVSSRTTLREGQYEYDAIGRLQDVGLSGRFADTQPRREEAPLAGEAPEPLDVGHYLRLGPLGTALLPWRRPRVLLIDEIDKSDVDFPNDLLHVFEEGEFTVLELARLHQNTASVMTADPGGWAELTHGQVRCHDFPFVVMTSNGEREFPPAFLRRCIRLEIRRPDRAKLARLLAAHLPEPDGPESPARAALIDEFLRRQERDGSELAGDQLLNAVRVAQQVWNDPEERALVVDHLLRPLNEG
- a CDS encoding effector-associated domain 2-containing protein; translation: MKTRTGVSGDSGPWEEPSGWSAYDMERLSASLAAFSDLDDPHFFRQVCSMTGRRLGRFTVQYHADPRSQILALVETIDRFQERGRALRALADTLRWLRGEEAAMTELEALVAELAPEGRLSGTRLQTIVECLDAMRTTVSLVVAHDALRRALLPGEPSGLRGTEDVCSMVRRLNDAKEPATGAGTREPLVLRFLAELAASVPKEAAEILRSHLLLAAHDLDLPSPVRDALLGRPDAAAAHVERRVLQIRLDELAPGSQQYTVEAALFDWTEDGLCQLFRRECDRVYTVRELQQCGRTCLVDWEDLVIGLDAADHAHAEFLLPWSLLAHPVERWLTDDQGYLLGHKYPVIVRSLDRIRRRSWHRDWRRRWTVLRGSGAPCEPQGLLGWLALDAAATLEEHGEVLYLRGRDGEVRAWLDDHPDSAGIALAFPYDHGDPRGALALQEAVCEGVPFMVWRRDEGDPAELAARLHEPARDRFADLPTRMRQWRRGVPRDDETDMHNHLTLFWDDPDCVQREGPLSVPGRTRESQT
- a CDS encoding alpha/beta fold hydrolase, whose protein sequence is MGEAWLGVVLVHGFNSAATMWEPLRRLIGSDDDLAFVDTLPFAYATGLWAVDPRRRLPGIDTIADSLKEFLDTEAGPYRRLLLISHSQGGLVVQRHLARMTAEGRGADLRRIDRVVMLACPNNGSEIALSLRRPLLRGNLQERELRPLHERVAETQRAVLRDIVHAREVTERTCPIPFSVYAGESDNIVTPASARGTFPDAAVLPGDHPGIARPDSRDHRTYTTLKRLILLASPDAGRPDLRPSQDLRPFPDTFAVVALAERIPDMDDPAFRRTVVSQMRRSLAPDSGFSAAYKEHPRDHLVEIVERCRSHRDARRALLTFRDVITALRPDEAATAELRALIGEHR
- a CDS encoding helix-turn-helix domain-containing protein, with protein sequence MTDLDIAEVSRRAGLPASTLRYYEERGLIASSGRRGLRRQYDPGVLQRLALIALGRSAGFSLDEIARTFAPDGPPDIDRGMLAAKADELEARIKELGVLRDSLRHAAACPAPSHMECPTFRRILRAAGAGESRTWADGPG
- a CDS encoding class I SAM-dependent methyltransferase → MTHSTDDSQAARWNGRTGHIWVEEQALLDGLLRPLEELLVEAVPAGHEGRVLDVGCGTGGTTVALARRLGPAGRCVGVDISEPMIAAARARAEREGVPASFVRADAGGYAFETAAFDTVVSRLGVMFFDDSVRAFANLRRAAEDGARLRVVVWRGAEENPFMTTAERAAAPLLPELPARRPDGPGQFAFADPALVRDVLTPGGWADVDIQPFEVDCTLPTADLVRYFTRLGPLGQLLPDVDERTRERIVTTVRAAFEPFVHGTEVRFTAACWVVGAQAR
- a CDS encoding expansin EXLX1 family cellulose-binding protein translates to MHRRWLWISAAAALIVASLTLVLLSDGQADADRAATTPTATVNVPDTTPSPSPRTTGPTAKPSPSRKPSPSATTAKPRPSATRTPQKASATGALAGRIRPGVSYRGLATFYDSDGTGACMYDASKDVMTAAMNHTDYETAKACGAYVTVRAADGASVTVRVTNECPECAPGHIDLSAEAFARLAAPSAGQIPVTWELASPADVGTLSVRYKTGSSSYWCAIQVIGHRNPVARLEVGTGGGWRQLPRAEYNYFLAEDGGGCGGPIRITDIHGQRLTVEGIGIRANVVQPTRVQFPGPA
- a CDS encoding ArsR/SmtB family transcription factor, with the translated sequence MPVVIVLEGAAPDRLTVAVSPLAELAASLHVLTEHTHHTEHAPWAEEITRAAPAAFRAGLRRFAPLWTALRWRGFYPGLNTPLARLPMDRFAELTAYACVSGYRGFDFGRLPHDPAQAAALRRAASALPAPHPALAEDLLRDPERLRDDLLAFLDLCRSVYFADLWAATEPFLTRAAHLVRQRLADEGAEAALLSLSPSSARPDGPSRVVFDKVHHAVISPARTPLLLIPTRYGAPHLLVKDEPGLPPVVHFPVDAPEIGVTLARSRMLALTDPRRVRLCRLIARQAMTTADLADRLSMTRPQVSRHLRALRDLGLVRVERNGRYVHYGLDTAAVERIGRDVVTALQY